The Pseudomonas parafulva genome includes a window with the following:
- a CDS encoding SPOR domain-containing protein, translated as MTSLHADEAFLDHYQLSHDPFAPRVPGFKFFPAQRKPVLAQLHHLARYSHLMLVVTGPLGSGKTLLRQALAASTNKQSVQSVVVSARSAGDAASILGQIAQYLDVAEPQVQSILSKMVQLALTGQEVYLLVDDAEQLDESALQALLELAAGVPEGRPHVFLFGEPSLIAGLDELNIEEERFHIIELAPYSEDETREYLEQRLVGAGRGIEVFSREQIADIHENADGWPGTINQVARDTLIEAMIASRTTAKRPAMGFKMPKKHVLALSAVVVVAVAAAVLMPRKGDKAPEDAPAAQAQLPLGDGNSSAAIEFSGSSQPKPLPLGGQSQPVMREPLAQAAGMGEGEEGSPAGDTALQPGNPPPTVTTIAPPQGVSAGPAPAPAQPVTSTAKPAVTQQPKQTSPAKPEPARTQVAVAKPAPKAAEKPAEKSASGGSGNSAWYTGQKPGNYVVQILGTSSEASAQAFVKAQGGDYRYFRKSLQGKPLYVVTYGNFANRDAAVAAIKNLPAKVQAGKPWPRTVASVQQELASAR; from the coding sequence ATGACCAGTTTGCACGCCGATGAGGCCTTTCTCGACCATTACCAACTGAGCCACGACCCGTTCGCACCACGCGTACCGGGCTTCAAGTTCTTCCCCGCCCAGCGCAAGCCGGTCCTGGCACAGCTGCACCACCTGGCCCGCTACAGCCACCTGATGCTGGTGGTCACCGGGCCTCTGGGCAGCGGCAAGACCCTGCTGCGCCAGGCGCTGGCGGCCAGCACCAACAAGCAGTCGGTGCAGAGCGTCGTGGTGTCGGCCCGCAGTGCCGGCGATGCTGCCAGTATTCTCGGCCAGATCGCGCAATACCTGGATGTGGCCGAGCCGCAGGTGCAGAGCATCCTGTCCAAGATGGTGCAACTGGCCCTGACTGGCCAGGAAGTGTATCTGCTGGTGGACGATGCGGAACAACTGGACGAGTCGGCACTCCAAGCGTTGCTGGAACTGGCGGCAGGCGTTCCCGAAGGGCGTCCGCATGTCTTCCTGTTCGGTGAGCCATCGCTGATCGCAGGGCTCGATGAGTTGAACATCGAGGAAGAACGCTTCCACATCATCGAACTTGCGCCGTACAGCGAGGATGAAACCCGCGAGTACCTCGAACAGCGCCTGGTGGGTGCTGGCCGGGGTATCGAGGTGTTCAGCCGGGAGCAGATCGCCGATATCCATGAAAATGCCGATGGGTGGCCTGGCACTATCAACCAGGTTGCCCGTGACACTCTGATCGAAGCCATGATCGCCAGCCGCACGACGGCAAAGCGACCAGCCATGGGGTTCAAGATGCCTAAAAAACACGTACTCGCGCTATCCGCCGTGGTCGTCGTCGCCGTGGCCGCGGCGGTGTTGATGCCCCGCAAGGGCGACAAGGCCCCTGAAGATGCACCCGCAGCCCAAGCCCAGTTGCCCCTTGGCGACGGCAATTCCAGCGCGGCAATCGAGTTCTCCGGCTCGTCCCAGCCCAAGCCCCTGCCGTTGGGCGGGCAGTCGCAACCGGTGATGCGTGAACCGTTGGCCCAGGCAGCAGGCATGGGCGAGGGCGAAGAGGGCAGCCCGGCGGGTGATACAGCGCTGCAACCGGGCAATCCGCCACCCACGGTCACCACCATCGCACCGCCACAAGGTGTGTCTGCTGGCCCAGCTCCGGCGCCTGCCCAGCCGGTTACCTCCACGGCCAAGCCGGCGGTCACGCAACAGCCCAAGCAGACCTCGCCGGCCAAGCCTGAGCCTGCACGTACCCAGGTGGCGGTGGCCAAGCCCGCGCCCAAGGCTGCCGAGAAACCTGCTGAAAAATCAGCGTCAGGTGGCAGCGGCAACAGCGCCTGGTACACCGGCCAGAAGCCAGGCAACTATGTAGTGCAAATTCTGGGGACCAGCTCCGAAGCGTCGGCCCAGGCCTTTGTGAAAGCCCAAGGTGGCGACTATCGCTACTTCCGCAAGTCCCTGCAGGGCAAGCCGCTGTACGTGGTCACCTACGGCAACTTCGCCAACCGCGATGCAGCGGTGGCCGCCATCAAGAACTTGCCAGCGAAGGTCCAGGCTGGTAAACCTTGGCCACGTACTGTCGCCAGCGTCCAACAAGAGCTGGCTTCGGCCCGCTGA
- the aroB gene encoding 3-dehydroquinate synthase, with the protein MQTLKVDLGERSYPIYIGEGLLDQPEWLTPHIAGRQVAIVSNETVAPLYLERLSKTLGAYSVLPVVLPDGEAHKNWETLQLIFDGLLTARHDRRTTVVALGGGVIGDMAGFAAACYQRGVDFIQVPTTLLSQVDSSVGGKTGINHPLGKNMVGAFYQPNAVVIDTTTLGTLPARELSAGLAEVIKYGLICDKPFMAWLEENMPALRSLDPVALTEAIRRSCAAKAAVVGADERESGVRATLNLGHTFGHAIETHMGYGVWLHGEAVAAGTAMALEMSMRLGWITQAERDRGIGLLLEAGLPVVPPQEMTPAHFMEHMAVDKKVLDGRLRLVLLRQLGEAVVTDDYPNEILQATLSADYRAIVAQL; encoded by the coding sequence ATGCAGACACTGAAGGTCGACCTGGGCGAGCGCAGCTACCCGATCTACATTGGCGAAGGCCTGCTTGACCAGCCTGAGTGGCTGACGCCGCATATCGCGGGCCGTCAGGTTGCCATCGTTTCCAATGAAACTGTGGCGCCGCTCTATCTGGAACGTCTGAGCAAGACATTGGGGGCTTACAGCGTACTGCCGGTGGTACTGCCTGACGGTGAGGCCCACAAGAACTGGGAAACGTTGCAGCTGATCTTCGATGGCCTGCTGACGGCCCGCCACGATCGGCGCACCACTGTCGTGGCGCTCGGTGGCGGCGTGATCGGCGACATGGCCGGTTTTGCCGCAGCGTGCTACCAGCGCGGTGTGGATTTCATCCAGGTGCCCACCACCCTGCTGTCGCAGGTGGATTCGTCGGTCGGCGGCAAGACCGGCATCAATCACCCGCTGGGCAAGAACATGGTCGGCGCCTTCTACCAGCCAAACGCCGTGGTGATCGACACCACGACGCTCGGGACGTTGCCAGCGCGTGAGCTGTCTGCCGGGTTGGCCGAAGTCATCAAATACGGCTTGATCTGTGACAAGCCTTTCATGGCCTGGCTCGAAGAAAATATGCCGGCGCTGCGCAGTCTTGACCCAGTAGCGTTGACCGAAGCCATCCGTCGCTCGTGCGCGGCCAAGGCAGCCGTCGTAGGGGCTGACGAGCGCGAGTCGGGTGTTCGGGCCACGCTCAATCTTGGCCATACCTTCGGCCACGCCATCGAAACCCATATGGGCTATGGCGTCTGGCTGCATGGCGAAGCCGTGGCAGCAGGTACGGCCATGGCGCTGGAGATGTCCATGCGGCTGGGCTGGATCACCCAGGCCGAACGTGACCGCGGCATCGGCTTGCTGCTGGAAGCAGGCTTGCCGGTTGTGCCCCCACAGGAAATGACCCCGGCGCATTTCATGGAACACATGGCGGTCGACAAGAAGGTGCTGGACGGCCGTCTGCGCTTGGTGCTGCTGCGCCAGCTAGGCGAGGCCGTGGTCACCGACGACTATCCCAATGAGATTCTTCAGGCCACGCTGTCGGCGGATTACCGCGCGATCGTGGCCCAGCTTTGA
- the aroK gene encoding shikimate kinase AroK — translation MRNLILVGPMGAGKSTIGRLLAKELRLPFRDSDKEIELRCGANIPWIFDKEGEPGFRDREQAMIAELCSLDGVVVATGGGAVMREANRRVLHQGGRVIYLHASVEQQVGRTARDRNRPLLRTANPEATLRALLETRDPLYREIADLVVQTDERPPRMVVIDILERLQQLPPR, via the coding sequence GTGCGAAATTTGATACTTGTGGGGCCCATGGGTGCTGGTAAAAGCACCATCGGGCGCCTATTGGCCAAAGAGCTGCGCCTGCCATTCAGGGATTCCGACAAGGAAATCGAACTGAGGTGCGGTGCCAACATCCCGTGGATCTTCGACAAGGAAGGCGAGCCGGGTTTCCGTGACCGCGAGCAGGCCATGATCGCCGAGTTATGCAGCCTCGATGGCGTGGTCGTTGCCACAGGCGGCGGGGCTGTCATGCGCGAGGCCAATCGCCGCGTGCTGCACCAGGGCGGCCGGGTGATCTACCTGCATGCCTCGGTCGAGCAGCAGGTTGGCCGCACCGCTCGGGATCGCAACCGGCCATTGCTGCGTACCGCCAACCCGGAGGCGACCCTGCGCGCCTTGCTCGAAACCCGAGACCCGCTTTACCGTGAAATTGCCGATCTGGTGGTGCAAACCGACGAGCGGCCACCGCGGATGGTAGTGATCGACATTCTCGAGCGCCTGCAGCAGTTGCCGCCCCGTTAG
- a CDS encoding type IV pilus secretin PilQ: MSKTWKWLLATLLLPLTAMAAPYQGERLSLNFQDVEVRAVLQVLADHAGINLVASDDVQGSVTLRLEDVPWDQAIDLVLRSKGLGRRQEGNVLLIAPLSTLNAQSFEGTANSLDVQQQPMRRELMRIHYAKAADLSELLLASLSEDGILAGRGSLGVDERTNTLVVHQPANRLAEIRQLIAQLDVPVRQVAIEARIVEANVDYQKGLGVRWGGDLYSNELRPGKDLFVDLGVERGGSSLGVGLLRGDVLLDLELSAMEKSGEGEIISQPKVVTADKETARILKGTEVPYQQSNKNGATTVSFREASLSLEVTPQITPDDSVVMTVRVTKDEPDYVNALNDVPPIRKNEVNAKVRVENGQTIVIGGVYSTTQNNVVDKVPFLGDLPYVGRLFRRDVLQEKKSELLVFLTPRIMSDQTIAVSR; the protein is encoded by the coding sequence ATGAGCAAGACATGGAAATGGCTACTCGCAACCCTGCTGTTGCCGTTGACGGCAATGGCCGCCCCCTACCAGGGTGAACGGCTGTCACTGAATTTTCAGGATGTCGAGGTACGCGCCGTGCTGCAGGTGCTTGCCGACCATGCCGGTATCAACCTGGTCGCCAGCGACGACGTCCAAGGGAGCGTCACCTTGCGGCTGGAAGATGTCCCCTGGGATCAAGCGATCGACCTGGTATTGCGCAGCAAGGGCCTGGGTCGACGCCAGGAAGGCAATGTACTGCTGATCGCACCGCTTTCGACCCTGAACGCGCAGTCGTTCGAGGGCACCGCAAATTCACTCGACGTGCAACAACAGCCCATGCGTCGAGAACTGATGCGTATCCACTATGCCAAGGCCGCAGATTTGTCCGAGCTGTTGTTGGCGAGCCTGTCTGAGGACGGCATCCTTGCCGGCAGGGGCAGCCTGGGTGTGGATGAGCGTACCAACACGCTGGTTGTCCACCAGCCGGCGAATCGACTTGCCGAGATTCGGCAACTGATCGCCCAGTTGGATGTGCCCGTGCGTCAGGTCGCGATCGAAGCCCGTATCGTGGAGGCCAATGTCGACTACCAGAAAGGCCTGGGGGTGCGATGGGGCGGCGACCTGTACAGCAACGAACTAAGACCGGGCAAGGACCTGTTTGTAGACCTGGGCGTCGAGCGGGGCGGCAGCAGCCTTGGCGTTGGTCTGTTGCGCGGCGACGTGCTCCTTGATCTTGAGCTCAGCGCCATGGAAAAGAGCGGTGAGGGGGAGATCATCTCGCAGCCCAAGGTAGTGACCGCTGACAAGGAGACGGCGCGGATACTCAAAGGTACCGAGGTGCCTTACCAGCAGTCCAACAAGAACGGCGCGACGACTGTGTCGTTTCGCGAGGCTTCGCTTTCACTGGAAGTAACGCCGCAGATCACGCCCGATGACAGTGTCGTCATGACCGTGAGAGTGACCAAGGACGAACCTGACTATGTCAATGCCCTGAATGACGTCCCGCCCATTCGCAAGAACGAGGTCAATGCCAAGGTCAGGGTCGAGAACGGACAGACGATCGTGATCGGAGGCGTCTACTCGACCACGCAAAACAATGTGGTGGACAAGGTGCCATTTCTTGGCGATCTGCCGTATGTTGGACGGCTGTTTCGACGCGATGTACTACAAGAGAAAAAATCCGAGCTGCTGGTCTTCCTGACTCCGCGTATCATGAGTGACCAGACGATTGCTGTGAGTCGTTGA
- a CDS encoding pilus assembly protein PilP — MKLQTVFERAAAFGQSARAKSLAPVLLACCLFILGCAIRLPAALQQMDREQARAQALDERQSALNAERAGLDSLRAAVAEAEQRLQVALWSMAAGQDMSDLVDHIAALGRAHGLLIELLRVQEAQTHGDYQQVPLELRVKGEYAGVRQWLFEWLGQARLLRTGDMSLEPVTGQPGMVQLRLQVDAFQATVPTLPAQALAQLPARMPVAAPHVDPFRPQQDQLPDRGLASVPLSQVRMVGSLSRAQAHEALLIAAGRVHRVSLGDRVGRDQGVVAHIDPGQVEIREHWFMDGAWHERVAFISMATPAGKEALILDEQDMEMATRNPAVAVDGNGRPLPG, encoded by the coding sequence ATGAAACTGCAGACGGTCTTTGAGCGAGCGGCGGCGTTCGGGCAGTCCGCGCGGGCCAAGAGCCTGGCGCCGGTGCTGCTTGCCTGTTGCCTGTTCATCTTGGGCTGCGCAATACGCCTGCCCGCGGCACTGCAGCAAATGGACCGGGAGCAGGCCAGGGCCCAGGCGCTGGATGAGCGGCAATCGGCCTTGAATGCAGAGCGCGCGGGGCTCGACAGTCTGCGCGCCGCGGTGGCTGAGGCCGAGCAACGCCTGCAGGTGGCCCTGTGGAGCATGGCCGCCGGCCAAGACATGAGCGATCTGGTGGATCACATCGCGGCGTTGGGCCGCGCCCACGGCTTGCTCATCGAGCTGCTGCGGGTGCAAGAGGCGCAAACCCACGGTGATTACCAACAGGTGCCGCTGGAACTGCGGGTCAAAGGCGAGTATGCCGGCGTGCGGCAATGGTTGTTCGAGTGGCTTGGCCAGGCTCGGCTGCTGCGCACTGGCGACATGAGCCTGGAACCTGTCACCGGGCAGCCTGGCATGGTGCAACTGCGGCTGCAGGTCGATGCCTTCCAGGCAACCGTCCCAACGCTGCCGGCACAGGCATTGGCCCAGCTGCCGGCACGCATGCCCGTGGCGGCACCGCACGTCGACCCATTCAGGCCGCAGCAGGACCAACTGCCTGATCGCGGGCTGGCAAGCGTGCCGCTGTCGCAGGTGCGCATGGTTGGTAGTCTGTCGCGGGCGCAGGCTCACGAAGCGCTGTTGATAGCAGCCGGTAGGGTTCATCGGGTAAGCCTGGGTGACCGGGTCGGGCGCGATCAAGGGGTCGTTGCGCATATCGATCCGGGTCAGGTGGAAATTCGCGAACACTGGTTCATGGACGGTGCATGGCACGAGCGCGTTGCGTTTATCTCTATGGCAACACCTGCGGGCAAGGAGGCCCTGATCCTGGATGAGCAAGACATGGAAATGGCTACTCGCAACCCTGCTGTTGCCGTTGACGGCAATGGCCGCCCCCTACCAGGGTGA
- a CDS encoding PilN domain-containing protein encodes MIRFNLLPWRERQRQAAIRRFRNQLLASALAALCAVTTVDQLARQRAHLQAADNKQRAAELTALGEPAASRAQLQDQHATSSSQLSRFETLRAEQRILEGLFTDLERALPTTVQLLGLQFEDRHLQITGLAPSGAVIAQFMRDLDRSGMLIDLQLKQIKSLPRADQFLLTARVAASWS; translated from the coding sequence ATGATCCGGTTCAACCTGCTTCCTTGGCGCGAGCGGCAGCGGCAAGCGGCCATTCGGCGCTTTCGCAACCAGCTATTGGCAAGCGCATTGGCGGCCCTGTGCGCCGTGACGACGGTCGATCAGTTGGCGCGTCAACGGGCCCACTTGCAGGCGGCCGATAACAAGCAGCGAGCGGCTGAATTGACGGCCCTGGGTGAGCCGGCAGCGTCTAGGGCACAGCTGCAGGACCAGCACGCCACGTCGTCGAGCCAGCTTTCCCGGTTTGAGACGCTGCGCGCTGAGCAGCGCATTCTGGAGGGGTTGTTCACGGACCTTGAGCGCGCCCTGCCAACCACTGTGCAGTTGTTGGGCCTGCAATTTGAAGACAGACACTTGCAGATAACGGGCCTGGCTCCCTCTGGCGCCGTGATCGCCCAATTCATGCGGGACCTGGATCGCTCGGGCATGTTGATCGACCTGCAACTTAAGCAGATCAAAAGCCTGCCCCGTGCCGATCAGTTCCTGCTGACGGCACGCGTCGCTGCGTCCTGGTCATGA
- the pilM gene encoding type IV pilus biogenesis protein PilM, which yields MLGRFSRDAGSFTGIEIVENAVRVVQLRKRKRGFEVLCQTQESYRQPAATTWMAQPAHAAAALRRAFERHGLRQHRVAMALPADQVICKPTCLPLQACEEQIEAQLLAEAERLLPFALDDLAMDFHVLGPSLDEPNSIDVMVAACRQSTLALVQSMVTQAGLQLEAVEVDTVALTRLLPSAFSDQAALLRIDRQNIVLHRWQPKGVCQRWEWTATEPMRSGELSEQVAAALVSQGLPADLWVSSGDCMTHRHLQAMSERLNVHCRPLPAPGGLECLGGPMLLASTLAAGGLRA from the coding sequence ATGCTTGGACGCTTTAGCAGGGATGCCGGTTCATTTACAGGGATTGAAATCGTCGAGAATGCGGTGCGGGTGGTTCAGTTGCGCAAACGCAAGCGGGGCTTTGAGGTGCTGTGCCAGACACAGGAATCCTACCGACAGCCAGCGGCCACCACCTGGATGGCCCAGCCAGCACATGCCGCAGCTGCGCTGCGGCGCGCCTTCGAACGTCACGGTCTACGCCAGCATCGAGTGGCCATGGCGCTGCCAGCCGACCAGGTGATCTGCAAGCCGACCTGCCTGCCGCTTCAGGCTTGTGAGGAACAGATCGAAGCGCAATTGCTCGCCGAAGCCGAGCGGCTACTGCCTTTTGCACTGGATGACCTGGCCATGGATTTTCATGTACTGGGCCCCAGCCTTGATGAGCCCAACAGTATCGACGTGATGGTGGCGGCTTGCCGGCAAAGCACGCTGGCACTGGTGCAATCGATGGTGACGCAAGCGGGGCTACAACTCGAGGCCGTGGAGGTCGACACGGTCGCCCTTACCCGCCTGTTACCGTCTGCATTTTCGGATCAGGCAGCCTTGTTGCGGATTGATCGGCAAAACATCGTGCTGCATCGCTGGCAACCCAAGGGCGTCTGCCAGCGATGGGAGTGGACGGCGACTGAACCCATGCGGTCGGGTGAGTTGTCAGAGCAGGTTGCTGCGGCGCTCGTGTCGCAGGGCCTGCCGGCCGACCTGTGGGTGTCAAGCGGCGACTGCATGACCCATCGGCACCTGCAAGCGATGAGCGAAAGGCTCAACGTACATTGCCGGCCGTTACCTGCACCCGGCGGGCTCGAATGTCTCGGCGGCCCCATGCTGCTTGCCAGCACGCTGGCGGCAGGAGGGTTGCGGGCATGA
- a CDS encoding penicillin-binding protein 1A has product MIRLLKFFWWSSVAAICALVLGVSGAFLYLSPNLPSVDSLRSIQLQIPLKVFSSDGKLIAEFGEMRRSPIRFSEIPPQFIQALLSAEDDNFLNHYGVDPSSLMRAATQLVKTGHIQTGGSTITMQVAKNFFLTSERSFSRKTNEILLALQIERELTKDEILELYVNKIYLGNRAYGIDAAAQVYYGKSIRDVSLAQMAMIAGLPKAPSRFNPLANPVRAKERRDWILGRMYKLGKIDEASYQAALAEPLNARYHVPTPEVNAPFVAEMARAEMVGRYGSDAYTEGLRVTTTVPSDTQEIANKAVLKGLTDYDQRHGYRGPEARFPGRTVAAWTHELARQRTLGGLEPAIVTRVEKTGLQVLTRNGKEQTVAWDTMKWARPFINTNAQGRAPQSPADVAQVGDLVRLQRLDDGSLKFSQVPSAQSALVTLDPTSGAIRALVGGFSFEQSNYNRAMQAKRQPGSSFKPFIYSAALDSGYTASSLVNDAPIVFVDESVDKVWRPKNDTNTFLGPIRMREALYKSRNLVSIRLLQAMGIDRTIDYIAKFGFNKQDLPRNLSLALGTATLTPMEIATGWSTFANGGYKISPYLIDRIESRNGETLFTANPPRVPQGSEDNAGLAAPEQPISTGQVPGEPAGSFDQTPAPQAPAVAERIIDGRTTYILTSMLQDVIKRGTGRRALALGRTDLAGKTGTTNESKDAWFSGYNADYVTTVWVGFDQPETLGRREYGGTAALPIWMGFMGPALQGRPEHPPAQPEGILSLRVDPVSGRAASASTPNAYFELFKAEDSPPSVDELGNGTAPGSPLPADETTPMDLF; this is encoded by the coding sequence TTGATACGTCTGCTTAAGTTCTTCTGGTGGTCTTCCGTCGCAGCCATCTGCGCGCTCGTACTCGGTGTGAGCGGTGCGTTTCTGTATCTTAGCCCCAACCTGCCTTCGGTCGATTCGCTCAGAAGCATCCAGTTGCAGATCCCCCTCAAGGTGTTCAGCAGCGACGGTAAGCTGATCGCCGAATTTGGCGAAATGCGCCGTTCCCCGATCCGCTTCTCGGAGATTCCGCCACAGTTCATTCAGGCACTTCTGTCCGCCGAGGACGACAATTTCCTCAACCACTATGGCGTCGACCCCAGCAGCCTGATGCGCGCGGCCACACAGCTGGTCAAGACCGGCCATATCCAGACCGGTGGCAGCACTATCACCATGCAGGTGGCGAAGAACTTCTTCCTGACCAGCGAACGCAGTTTCTCGCGCAAGACCAACGAGATTCTGCTGGCACTGCAGATCGAGCGCGAGCTGACCAAGGACGAAATTCTCGAGCTGTACGTGAACAAGATCTACTTGGGCAACCGCGCGTACGGCATCGATGCCGCCGCCCAGGTTTACTACGGCAAGTCGATCCGTGACGTGAGCCTGGCGCAGATGGCGATGATCGCGGGCCTGCCCAAGGCGCCGTCACGCTTCAACCCGCTGGCCAACCCGGTCCGCGCCAAGGAGCGCCGTGACTGGATCCTGGGCCGCATGTACAAGCTCGGCAAGATCGACGAGGCAAGCTACCAGGCCGCCCTGGCCGAACCGCTGAACGCCCGCTATCACGTGCCCACGCCGGAGGTGAATGCGCCCTTCGTCGCCGAAATGGCCCGCGCCGAGATGGTCGGCCGCTACGGCAGCGACGCCTACACCGAAGGCTTGCGCGTGACCACCACTGTACCCAGCGACACCCAGGAAATCGCCAACAAGGCGGTGCTCAAGGGGTTGACCGACTACGATCAGCGCCATGGCTACCGCGGCCCCGAGGCCCGATTCCCTGGGCGCACCGTGGCGGCCTGGACCCACGAACTGGCCAGGCAGCGCACACTGGGTGGACTGGAACCGGCCATCGTTACCCGCGTCGAGAAGACCGGCCTTCAGGTGCTGACCCGCAACGGCAAGGAACAGACCGTGGCCTGGGACACCATGAAGTGGGCACGTCCGTTCATCAACACCAATGCCCAGGGCCGTGCGCCTCAGTCGCCGGCAGACGTTGCCCAAGTGGGCGACCTGGTGCGCCTGCAACGCCTGGATGACGGGTCATTGAAATTCAGCCAGGTGCCTAGTGCACAGAGCGCACTCGTCACCCTGGACCCGACCAGCGGCGCCATCCGTGCACTGGTCGGCGGCTTCTCGTTCGAGCAGAGCAACTATAACCGTGCCATGCAGGCCAAGCGCCAGCCTGGTTCGAGTTTCAAGCCCTTCATCTACAGCGCAGCGCTCGACAGCGGCTACACCGCTTCCAGCCTGGTCAACGACGCGCCGATCGTGTTCGTCGACGAGTCGGTGGACAAGGTCTGGCGCCCCAAGAACGACACCAATACGTTCCTCGGCCCGATTCGCATGCGCGAAGCCCTGTACAAGTCACGTAACCTGGTTTCGATCCGGCTGCTGCAGGCCATGGGCATCGACCGCACCATCGACTACATCGCCAAGTTCGGTTTCAACAAGCAGGACCTGCCCCGTAACCTATCGCTGGCACTGGGTACCGCCACCCTGACGCCGATGGAAATCGCCACCGGCTGGAGTACGTTCGCCAATGGCGGCTACAAAATCTCGCCCTACCTCATCGACCGTATCGAGAGCCGCAATGGCGAGACGCTGTTCACGGCCAACCCGCCACGCGTTCCCCAGGGTTCGGAAGACAACGCCGGGCTGGCCGCTCCCGAGCAGCCCATCAGCACTGGGCAGGTTCCTGGTGAGCCCGCCGGCTCGTTCGATCAGACACCCGCACCCCAAGCCCCGGCAGTGGCCGAGCGCATTATCGACGGCCGTACCACCTACATCCTCACCAGCATGCTGCAGGACGTCATCAAACGCGGTACGGGCCGCCGAGCGCTGGCACTGGGACGCACCGACCTGGCAGGCAAGACCGGTACCACCAACGAATCCAAGGATGCCTGGTTCTCTGGCTACAACGCCGACTACGTGACCACGGTATGGGTTGGTTTCGATCAGCCCGAAACCCTGGGTCGTCGGGAATACGGTGGCACTGCCGCACTGCCGATCTGGATGGGCTTCATGGGCCCTGCCTTGCAAGGCCGGCCGGAGCACCCGCCTGCGCAGCCTGAAGGCATCCTGAGCCTGCGGGTCGATCCGGTCAGTGGCCGTGCTGCCTCGGCAAGTACGCCCAATGCCTATTTCGAGCTGTTCAAGGCGGAGGACTCTCCACCCTCGGTGGATGAACTGGGTAACGGGACTGCACCGGGTAGCCCGCTTCCAGCCGATGAAACAACGCCCATGGATCTCTTCTGA
- a CDS encoding malic enzyme-like NAD(P)-binding protein, whose protein sequence is MSDLKTAALEYHAHPRPGKLSVELSKPTATARDLALAYSPGVAEPVREIGRDPELAYKYTGKGNLVAVISDGTAILGLGDLGPLASKPVMEGKGVLFKRFAGIDVFDIEVESESPQAFIDTVRRISITFGGINLEDIKAPECFEIERTLIEQCDIPVFHDDQHGTAIVTAAGMINALEIAGKTLEDAKIVCLGAGAAAISCMKLLVSMGAKVENIFMIDRSGVIHAGRDDLNQYKAQFAHATDKRTLADALEGADVFVGLSGPNLLSAEGLKSMAANPIVFACSNPDPEIAPELAHATRDDVIMATGRSDYPNQVNNVLGFPFIFRGALDVRAKRINEEMKIAAAIALKDLAKQPVPKEVCEAYGVDGLEFGREYIIPKPLDARLITVVSDAVAKAAIESGVATLPYPKHYPLKNVDDVFNG, encoded by the coding sequence ATGTCAGACCTGAAAACCGCCGCTCTCGAATATCACGCTCACCCTCGTCCAGGGAAACTGAGCGTCGAGCTCTCCAAGCCCACCGCCACCGCCCGCGACCTCGCCTTGGCTTACAGCCCAGGTGTGGCAGAGCCTGTGCGCGAGATCGGTCGTGATCCGGAGCTGGCCTACAAGTACACCGGCAAAGGCAACCTGGTTGCCGTGATTTCCGATGGTACTGCCATTCTCGGTCTTGGCGATCTGGGTCCGCTGGCGTCCAAGCCTGTCATGGAAGGCAAGGGTGTTCTGTTCAAGCGTTTCGCCGGTATCGACGTGTTCGACATCGAAGTCGAGTCCGAGAGCCCGCAGGCGTTCATCGATACCGTACGCCGCATTTCGATCACCTTCGGTGGCATCAACCTTGAAGACATCAAGGCGCCAGAGTGCTTCGAGATCGAACGCACCCTGATCGAGCAGTGCGACATTCCGGTCTTCCACGATGACCAGCACGGCACCGCCATCGTTACGGCCGCCGGCATGATCAACGCCTTGGAAATCGCCGGCAAGACCCTCGAAGACGCCAAGATCGTCTGCCTGGGCGCTGGTGCAGCGGCCATTTCCTGCATGAAGCTGCTGGTCAGCATGGGTGCCAAGGTCGAGAACATCTTCATGATCGACCGCAGCGGCGTTATCCACGCTGGCCGTGACGACCTGAACCAGTACAAGGCGCAGTTCGCGCACGCGACCGACAAACGTACCCTGGCCGATGCCCTCGAGGGTGCTGACGTGTTCGTGGGCCTGTCCGGTCCGAACCTGTTGAGCGCTGAAGGCCTGAAGTCGATGGCCGCCAACCCGATCGTGTTCGCCTGCTCGAACCCCGATCCCGAGATCGCCCCTGAGTTGGCCCATGCCACGCGCGACGACGTGATCATGGCCACTGGTCGTTCCGACTATCCGAACCAGGTCAACAACGTACTGGGCTTCCCGTTCATCTTCCGCGGCGCGCTGGACGTTCGAGCCAAGCGTATCAACGAAGAAATGAAGATCGCCGCTGCCATCGCCCTGAAAGACCTGGCCAAGCAGCCGGTTCCCAAGGAAGTATGCGAAGCCTACGGTGTGGACGGTCTGGAATTCGGCCGTGAGTACATCATTCCCAAGCCACTGGATGCACGCCTGATCACTGTCGTCTCCGACGCCGTGGCCAAGGCTGCCATCGAGTCGGGCGTCGCTACGCTGCCGTATCCGAAGCATTACCCGCTCAAGAACGTTGACGACGTGTTCAACGGCTGA